The Sphaerisporangium siamense genome includes the window CGACGACTACGGCGCGCCGGCCGACGCCAAGGAGGCCATCGCCTTCGCCCTCATCGGCTGGCACACCGCCCACGGCCTGCCGGCAACCGTGCCCGCCGGCACCGGAGCACGCGGCCCGCGCATCCTCGGCGCCCTCACCCCGGGCTCGGGACCGCTCGTCCTCCCGGCCCCGCTCCCCGAGCCTCCCCGGGCTCTGAAGCTGACCCGGCGACGACCCTGACCCGGCGCGGCGGCGGCCCTGAAGACGACCGCCGCCGCGCGGGCCGTGTCAGGGGTGGGCGGTGAGGTAGCCGCCCATGGTGGTGAAGTAGTCGGTCGCGGAGTGCTCGGCGCCGTCGTCGGTGCGCACGCGCCGGACGAGCAGGCCGGGGAGGCGGCCGGTGTGGGCGTCGGCGCCGGCGACGATCACCACGCCGTCGCCCTCGCGGATGAACACCCGGCCGGGGGTTCCGCCGTACCTGGCCTCCGAGACGGCGGCGGAGACGATGCGGATCCTGCGGCCGTCGTGGTAGGTGTACGCGTTGGGGTAGGGGTCGGACTGGGCGCGGACGAGGCGTTCCAGCCGTTCGGCGGGCCAGGTCCAGTCGATGCGGCCGTCCTCGATGGAACGCTTGTGGAAGAAGCTCGCCCGGGCGCGGTCCTGCGGCGTCCAGCGGGCCCGGCCGGAGGCGATGAGGTCGAGCGACTCGCGCACGACCGGGCCGATGAGGTCGACGGTGCGGTGGAACAGGTCGGTCGCGGTGTCGTCCGGCCGGACGGTCACGGCGCGCTGGAGGACGATGTCGCCGGCGTCCAGGCCGGCGTCCATGCGGTGCGCGGTGACGCCGACCTCCTGCTCTCCGTTGATGAGGGCCCAGATGATGGGGGAGAAGCCCGCGTACGCCGGCAGCAGCGAGTCGTGGACGTTGAGCGTGCCGTGCGGCGGCAGGTCGAAGATCTCCGGCGGGAGCCAGGTGCGCCAGTTGTTGGCGACGATGATGTCGGG containing:
- a CDS encoding methionyl-tRNA formyltransferase; its protein translation is MRVVMFGYQTWGHRTLQALIESGHEVTLVVTHPKSDHAYEKIWDDSVAELAAKHDVPVLLRRRPGDAELLQAVKDAAPDIIVANNWRTWLPPEIFDLPPHGTLNVHDSLLPAYAGFSPIIWALINGEQEVGVTAHRMDAGLDAGDIVLQRAVTVRPDDTATDLFHRTVDLIGPVVRESLDLIASGRARWTPQDRARASFFHKRSIEDGRIDWTWPAERLERLVRAQSDPYPNAYTYHDGRRIRIVSAAVSEARYGGTPGRVFIREGDGVVIVAGADAHTGRLPGLLVRRVRTDDGAEHSATDYFTTMGGYLTAHP